From the genome of Streptomyces sp. NBC_00659, one region includes:
- a CDS encoding transcriptional regulator produces MPERNIEFGKYGARGLRGHEAVARRLDDLAGYVATPVTARRGLLARLHYLTRTDHARTAARAAGLTVTGRTLRAWLDGTRSPSKKNLERIERAYRTVRRENVARYLTARLNRAGRGTRVEIHPLNQSQVDRPRQRVVEFRTLNVRRWDRIVAAWAAGDEQELGDAWVDQVVDLGSQWGQYEYVTNVGFAA; encoded by the coding sequence ATGCCAGAGCGGAACATCGAGTTCGGCAAGTACGGCGCCCGCGGCCTCAGGGGCCACGAGGCCGTCGCCCGCCGGCTGGACGACCTCGCCGGCTACGTCGCGACCCCCGTCACCGCACGCCGCGGCCTGCTCGCCCGCCTGCACTACCTCACCCGCACCGACCACGCCCGCACCGCGGCCCGCGCGGCCGGTCTGACCGTCACCGGCCGCACCCTGCGCGCCTGGCTCGACGGCACGCGCTCGCCGTCGAAGAAGAACCTGGAGCGGATCGAGCGGGCGTACCGGACGGTGCGGCGCGAGAACGTCGCCCGCTATCTGACCGCCCGCCTCAACCGTGCGGGCCGGGGCACCCGGGTCGAGATCCACCCTCTCAACCAGTCCCAGGTCGACCGGCCGCGCCAGCGGGTGGTGGAGTTCCGCACCCTCAATGTGCGCCGCTGGGACCGCATCGTCGCGGCCTGGGCCGCCGGGGACGAGCAGGAGCTCGGCGACGCGTGGGTGGACCAGGTCGTCGACCTCGGCAGCCAGTGGGGCCAGTACGAGTACGTCACCAACGTCGGCTTCGCCGCCTGA
- a CDS encoding helix-turn-helix domain-containing protein, giving the protein MGMSLEERVRAALAALLHAAGESQTDLAAALGVSQAQVSRRQSGTAAWSLADCEAVAAHYGIDVLELLAGPTRATEALPVGRRRVPRRRAGAPRAAVARERGAR; this is encoded by the coding sequence ATGGGTATGAGCCTCGAGGAGCGGGTGCGGGCCGCGCTGGCGGCACTCCTGCACGCGGCAGGCGAGTCGCAGACCGACCTCGCCGCCGCCCTGGGGGTGAGCCAGGCTCAGGTGAGCAGGCGTCAGTCCGGTACCGCGGCCTGGAGTCTGGCCGACTGCGAGGCGGTCGCCGCTCACTACGGGATCGACGTACTGGAACTCCTGGCGGGACCGACCAGGGCCACGGAGGCGCTGCCCGTCGGCCGCCGCCGTGTTCCCCGCCGCCGCGCCGGCGCCCCCCGTGCGGCCGTGGCGCGCGAGAGGGGAGCGCGATGA
- a CDS encoding aromatic ring-hydroxylating dioxygenase subunit alpha, producing the protein MTEARHDRSGPDRPSAARPGASVPHHSDSRPAARPGAVSDLRRVGISPDHWYPVATSRKVRRNRTFAAVFAGERIVLYRGRSGVVHALEDRCAHRQVPLSMGVVEGELLRCCYHAWAYRGDGRISQIPYLPKGCERPPRGVRSYPVREAYGLVFVFPGDPARAEEAPFPFLPEYHSATHRTMTFSRTVRCHYSFMHENLLDMNHQFLHRSVLGRIRPELLGYDAGPRHVEARYLFVPAGGRKDRGAGLLSAEGIGGQDRPDVITIRTEYPYQTLRDVPEGSDLPVFSLWAAYVPEDAEQRINHAYGLLTIAKPSVPGALHLAWPLIRRFTERVFAQDRMAVEAEQRAWDEQGEDHNHEVFPLILDLRDVLRDNGVPLRPERASGCTPCGMAAPSHHAAAGTDAAGATGHAGPAPSAGPAVEGAGRSE; encoded by the coding sequence ATGACCGAGGCCCGGCACGACCGCTCCGGACCGGACCGCCCTTCCGCCGCCCGCCCGGGGGCCTCGGTGCCGCACCACTCGGACAGCCGTCCGGCGGCCCGGCCCGGAGCGGTCTCCGACCTCCGCCGTGTCGGCATCTCCCCCGACCACTGGTATCCGGTGGCGACCTCGCGGAAGGTGCGGCGCAACCGGACGTTCGCGGCCGTCTTCGCCGGTGAGCGGATCGTGCTGTACCGGGGGCGCAGCGGTGTCGTCCACGCGCTGGAGGACCGCTGCGCACACCGTCAGGTACCACTGAGCATGGGCGTGGTCGAGGGTGAGCTCCTGCGCTGCTGCTACCACGCGTGGGCGTACCGGGGCGACGGACGTATCTCGCAGATCCCCTACCTGCCCAAGGGCTGCGAGCGGCCGCCGCGCGGGGTGCGCTCGTATCCGGTCCGCGAGGCCTACGGCCTGGTCTTCGTGTTCCCCGGTGATCCGGCGCGCGCCGAGGAGGCGCCGTTCCCGTTCCTGCCCGAGTACCACTCCGCGACCCACCGCACCATGACGTTCTCCCGCACCGTGCGCTGCCACTACTCGTTCATGCACGAGAATCTGCTCGACATGAACCATCAGTTCCTGCACCGCAGTGTGCTCGGCCGGATCCGGCCGGAACTGCTGGGGTACGACGCCGGGCCACGGCACGTGGAGGCCCGCTATCTCTTCGTCCCCGCCGGAGGCCGCAAGGACCGGGGCGCGGGGCTGCTGTCGGCGGAGGGGATCGGGGGCCAGGACCGGCCCGATGTCATCACGATCCGCACCGAGTACCCGTACCAGACCCTGCGGGACGTCCCCGAGGGCAGCGACCTTCCGGTGTTCTCGCTGTGGGCCGCCTACGTCCCGGAGGACGCGGAGCAGCGGATCAATCACGCCTACGGCCTGCTCACGATCGCGAAGCCGTCGGTCCCCGGGGCGCTCCATCTCGCCTGGCCGCTCATCCGCCGTTTCACCGAGCGGGTCTTCGCCCAGGACCGGATGGCGGTCGAGGCCGAGCAGCGCGCCTGGGACGAGCAGGGCGAGGACCACAACCACGAGGTGTTCCCGCTGATCCTCGACCTCCGCGACGTACTGCGCGACAACGGCGTACCGCTGCGTCCGGAGCGGGCGTCCGGCTGTACGCCGTGCGGGATGGCCGCCCCCTCCCACCACGCCGCCGCCGGTACGGACGCCGCCGGGGCGACGGGCCATGCCGGACCGGCACCGTCCGCGGGCCCGGCCGTGGAGGGCGCCGGCAGGTCCGAGTAG
- a CDS encoding helix-turn-helix domain-containing protein — MNGFDAIDALLAGVKEEVPLPPAGERRALREALNLSRAQLARALGVAASTVGGWESGRDPSGEVREKYAYFIEGARERLAGSTAHEAPDEEPSDDTEAENDGDTEADNDGADPGQAEVPARTGEDSGQDDDDVLAAPQPCVLCGQPARHQLAGFPQHLDPAECGTPEPAQPVESAEPVPITEPVRPVESAEPVQAPEPAQPVQATEPAEPERPVSRQAARQPARGGRHDQAPSGVRVVPVGRRVQAAADAPDPIGSAVAAVLTQHAGDAEAATAALVKRAIPDAMALLDQTRRGGRYDIVAHPWLPDMLRKQTARGADQIWEARPKWTRPELPAGAHEVTALDINGAYLSALKTHLPIGQLEHSTGDHHDRRRAGVHLITPPDWDHDAVLPNPIGNRDEPGPLWVTEPTLRLLLRLSGPKYALCDSPEIHESWTSGATEGLLEKFRVVLKDARDRAIAEDDDVTLEYVKQMYSKFVSTLGESNYNRELYRTDWMHIIRSQAFTNLWWKAHRAYDEGLMVVRAMGTDELHVVGDWRAVFAEGRGVTEVKVKDVYTVGTERPEAAQPPEDRP; from the coding sequence ATGAACGGCTTCGACGCGATCGACGCCCTGCTCGCCGGAGTGAAGGAAGAGGTCCCGCTTCCGCCCGCCGGGGAACGGCGCGCGCTGCGGGAAGCGCTGAACCTCTCGCGCGCCCAGCTCGCGCGCGCCCTCGGCGTCGCGGCCTCCACCGTCGGAGGCTGGGAGTCCGGACGCGACCCGAGCGGCGAAGTCCGTGAGAAGTACGCGTACTTCATCGAGGGAGCACGGGAGAGGCTGGCCGGATCGACGGCACACGAGGCCCCGGACGAAGAGCCGTCGGACGACACCGAGGCGGAGAACGACGGGGACACCGAGGCGGACAACGACGGGGCGGATCCGGGCCAGGCCGAGGTTCCCGCGAGGACCGGCGAGGACTCCGGGCAGGACGACGACGATGTGCTCGCAGCACCCCAACCGTGCGTGCTGTGCGGGCAGCCCGCCCGCCACCAGCTCGCGGGATTCCCCCAGCATCTGGACCCCGCAGAATGCGGCACGCCCGAGCCCGCGCAGCCTGTGGAGAGCGCCGAGCCCGTACCGATCACGGAGCCCGTGCGGCCTGTCGAGAGCGCCGAGCCCGTACAGGCCCCCGAGCCCGCGCAGCCCGTACAGGCCACGGAGCCAGCCGAGCCGGAGAGGCCCGTGTCTCGGCAGGCCGCACGGCAGCCGGCCCGCGGCGGACGGCATGACCAGGCGCCGTCCGGCGTGAGAGTCGTGCCCGTCGGCCGTCGGGTGCAGGCGGCTGCCGACGCGCCCGACCCGATCGGCTCCGCTGTCGCGGCCGTCCTCACCCAGCACGCGGGCGACGCCGAGGCGGCGACGGCCGCGTTGGTCAAGCGGGCGATCCCGGACGCGATGGCGCTGCTGGACCAGACCCGCAGGGGCGGCCGGTACGACATCGTGGCGCACCCGTGGCTCCCGGACATGCTGCGCAAGCAGACCGCCCGAGGCGCCGACCAGATCTGGGAGGCCCGCCCGAAGTGGACCCGCCCGGAGCTGCCCGCGGGCGCGCACGAGGTGACGGCCCTCGACATCAACGGCGCCTACCTGTCGGCACTGAAGACCCACCTGCCGATCGGGCAGCTCGAACACTCCACCGGCGACCACCATGACCGCCGCCGCGCCGGCGTCCACCTGATCACCCCGCCCGACTGGGACCACGACGCGGTCCTGCCCAACCCGATCGGCAACCGCGACGAACCCGGCCCCCTGTGGGTCACCGAGCCCACCTTGCGTCTGCTGCTGCGCCTGTCCGGCCCGAAGTACGCGCTGTGCGACTCGCCGGAGATCCACGAGTCCTGGACCTCGGGAGCCACGGAAGGCCTGCTGGAGAAGTTCCGTGTCGTGCTGAAGGACGCCCGCGACCGGGCGATCGCCGAGGACGACGACGTGACGCTGGAGTACGTCAAGCAGATGTACTCCAAGTTCGTCTCCACACTGGGGGAGTCGAACTACAACCGGGAGCTGTACCGCACCGACTGGATGCACATCATCCGCTCCCAGGCCTTCACGAACCTGTGGTGGAAGGCCCACCGTGCCTACGACGAAGGCCTCATGGTGGTCCGCGCCATGGGCACCGACGAACTGCACGTCGTCGGTGACTGGCGCGCGGTGTTCGCCGAGGGCCGGGGCGTCACCGAGGTGAAGGTCAAGGACGTCTACACCGTCGGCACCGAGCGGCCCGAGGCCGCGCAGCCCCCTGAAGACCGTCCCTGA
- a CDS encoding glycosyl hydrolase family 28-related protein: MARYTTHTAAERVGSRARRPVRTVAAVTAAAAGLVLVLGAPAPAASGRGGGGAPAVTRAALDPALVAGRGARVDFAEQEAENASTNGTVIGPDRTAYTLPSEASGRSAVRLKPGQYVEFTLPRAANALTVRYSIPDAPEGGGITAPLDVSVDGGHRTTMTLTSRYSWLYNQYPFSNDPQGDLLHPDWWITECGCVPAATTPTPTIGKPFRPSHFYDEQRLLLGKRYAAGDTVRLTAPEGSAAAWTVIDLLDTQLVAAPHVEAHAANVLAFGADPTGRRDAGDALDRAVAYAKKRHLKVYLPPGTYQVNRHIAVDDVTIAGAGSWYTIVKGHQVTLGTPAPDGSVHTGVGFYGKDAADGGSHNVHLSGFAVEGDVRERVDTDQVNAVGGALSDSTIDGLHLHHTKVGMWFDGPMTRLRVTRTVIADQIADGVNFHTGVTDSSVSDTFVRNTGDDGLAMWSEKKGDARNVFAHNTVQSPVLANGIALYGGTDNSVTGNLIADPVREGSAIQIGSRFGAEPFTGHLRITDNTTVRSGPFELNWKIGLGAIWFYALERDIDADIEVTGDHFLGNTYNAVMLVSDFPVKDKYAIRGVRFKDIRVDGTGTSVLSARSAGSASFENVDARDVGAVGINNCGAFNFPSSGSEFAVSDLGGNDGGGTTGPWLAPWELPNTITCDDRPPVVQPPAPAPW, translated from the coding sequence ATGGCGCGGTACACCACCCACACGGCTGCGGAGCGGGTCGGCAGCCGCGCGCGAAGACCGGTCCGTACGGTCGCGGCGGTGACCGCCGCGGCTGCCGGACTCGTGCTCGTGCTCGGTGCCCCGGCCCCGGCGGCCTCCGGGCGCGGAGGCGGCGGCGCCCCGGCGGTGACCCGGGCCGCCCTCGATCCCGCCCTCGTCGCGGGGCGTGGCGCGAGGGTGGACTTCGCCGAACAGGAGGCGGAGAACGCGTCGACGAACGGAACCGTCATCGGCCCCGACCGCACCGCCTACACCCTGCCCTCCGAGGCGTCCGGCCGCTCGGCGGTGCGCCTGAAGCCGGGCCAGTACGTCGAGTTCACACTGCCGCGCGCCGCCAACGCTCTCACCGTGCGCTACAGCATTCCCGACGCCCCCGAGGGCGGCGGCATCACCGCGCCCCTCGATGTCTCCGTGGACGGTGGACACCGCACCACGATGACCCTCACCTCGCGGTACTCCTGGCTCTACAACCAGTACCCGTTCAGCAACGACCCCCAGGGCGACCTGCTGCACCCCGACTGGTGGATCACCGAGTGCGGCTGCGTCCCCGCCGCCACCACCCCGACGCCCACCATCGGCAAACCGTTCAGGCCCAGCCACTTCTACGACGAACAGCGACTCCTGCTCGGCAAGCGGTACGCGGCCGGCGACACCGTCCGCCTCACCGCGCCCGAGGGCAGCGCCGCAGCCTGGACCGTGATCGACCTGCTCGACACACAACTCGTCGCCGCGCCGCACGTCGAGGCGCACGCCGCGAACGTCCTCGCGTTCGGCGCCGACCCCACCGGCCGCCGTGACGCGGGCGACGCCCTCGACCGGGCCGTCGCCTACGCCAAGAAGCGGCACCTCAAGGTGTACCTGCCGCCGGGCACGTACCAGGTGAACCGGCACATCGCCGTGGACGACGTGACGATCGCCGGGGCGGGAAGCTGGTACACGATCGTCAAGGGTCACCAGGTCACCCTCGGCACCCCCGCGCCCGACGGCTCGGTCCACACCGGCGTCGGCTTCTACGGCAAGGACGCGGCGGACGGCGGCAGCCACAACGTCCACCTGTCCGGCTTCGCCGTGGAGGGCGACGTACGCGAACGCGTCGACACCGACCAGGTCAACGCCGTCGGGGGCGCGCTCAGCGACTCGACGATCGACGGCCTCCACCTCCACCACACCAAGGTCGGCATGTGGTTCGACGGCCCGATGACGCGCCTGCGCGTCACCCGCACCGTGATCGCCGACCAGATCGCCGACGGCGTCAACTTCCACACGGGCGTCACCGATTCCAGCGTCTCGGACACGTTCGTCCGCAACACCGGCGACGACGGCCTGGCCATGTGGTCGGAGAAGAAGGGCGACGCGCGCAACGTCTTCGCCCACAACACCGTGCAGAGCCCCGTCCTCGCCAACGGCATCGCGCTGTACGGCGGCACCGACAACTCGGTCACCGGCAACCTGATCGCCGACCCCGTCAGGGAGGGCAGCGCCATCCAGATCGGCTCCCGCTTCGGTGCCGAGCCGTTCACCGGACACCTGCGGATCACGGACAACACCACAGTCCGCTCGGGGCCGTTCGAGCTGAACTGGAAGATCGGCCTCGGCGCCATCTGGTTCTACGCGCTGGAACGGGACATCGACGCCGACATCGAGGTCACCGGCGACCACTTCCTCGGCAACACCTACAACGCGGTCATGCTCGTCTCCGACTTCCCGGTGAAGGACAAGTACGCGATCCGGGGTGTCCGCTTCAAGGACATCCGCGTGGACGGCACCGGCACCTCCGTGCTCAGCGCCCGCTCCGCCGGCTCGGCGTCCTTCGAGAACGTGGACGCCCGTGACGTCGGCGCGGTCGGCATCAACAACTGCGGAGCCTTCAACTTCCCTTCCTCCGGCTCCGAGTTCGCGGTGAGCGACCTCGGCGGCAACGACGGAGGCGGCACGACCGGCCCCTGGCTGGCGCCCTGGGAACTGCCGAACACCATCACCTGCGACGACCGGCCGCCCGTGGTCCAGCCACCGGCCCCGGCGCCCTGGTGA
- a CDS encoding GAF domain-containing SpoIIE family protein phosphatase, translating to MATAGEPSGVVTGGRLAALRETGLSAVADAGMDRFARLVAGVIGVPIALVSLVESSRQVLPGMVGLSEPWADTRQTPLSHALCRHVVTSGRPLVLTDARQDPLACASPAVPGIGVIGYAGMPLTDGAGHVLGSLCAIDTRPRRWTARELELLQDLAAACSAELRLRIVSRHREQARAAEASARAEADDATRRHRAALERSRLLLRAADALADTTGLADVREQVRDLVSSDLKPVYVGLVLVEGGTTKRLRRMVDVLGSTSMERTYETYTLDAAWPTARAARENRMITVTDTAQLERDYAPEAVATFTALGLRTAVCVPLPGTVLPLGTLVLGWDHPHEIDIVEQAVLSSLAGYTARAVERALFVDSRVDVAREMQKALLTDVPSVPRLDLAALYRAAARTDLVGGDWYDAFLLPDAARDGEDSADPAVLVLSIGDITGHDMRAAAQMGQVRSMLRQADLDHAGGGPAQAVSALEHANAALGLDASGTLVHAHLRPCRSAEAGSWELTWTNAGHPPPLAVRPDGSVHRLTRHDIMLFTGLDAPPRSEHRLLLPPGSLLMFYTDGLVERPDEDMDLAIDAAGRMLAAHADRPLDTLLNEITDEIAGPDAVDDIALLALRVPAVRAARA from the coding sequence GTGGCAACGGCGGGAGAGCCGTCTGGGGTCGTGACCGGGGGGCGGCTGGCGGCTCTGCGGGAGACCGGGCTGTCGGCTGTGGCGGACGCGGGAATGGACCGGTTCGCCCGGCTCGTGGCCGGCGTGATCGGTGTGCCCATCGCGCTGGTGTCCCTGGTGGAGTCCTCGCGGCAGGTGCTGCCGGGCATGGTGGGGCTCTCCGAGCCGTGGGCGGACACCCGCCAGACACCCTTGTCCCATGCGCTGTGCCGGCACGTCGTGACCAGCGGCCGGCCGCTCGTCCTGACCGACGCCCGCCAGGATCCCCTGGCCTGCGCGAGCCCGGCCGTCCCCGGCATCGGGGTCATCGGCTACGCGGGGATGCCGCTGACCGACGGGGCCGGGCATGTGCTGGGCTCGCTGTGCGCGATCGACACCCGTCCGCGGAGGTGGACCGCGCGGGAACTGGAACTCCTCCAGGACCTGGCGGCGGCGTGCAGCGCGGAGCTGCGGCTGCGGATCGTGTCGCGCCACCGTGAGCAGGCCCGCGCCGCAGAGGCGAGTGCGCGGGCCGAGGCGGACGACGCGACCAGGCGGCACCGCGCCGCGCTGGAGCGTTCCCGGCTGCTGCTGCGGGCCGCGGACGCGCTGGCCGACACCACCGGCCTGGCCGACGTCCGCGAGCAGGTGCGGGACCTGGTCAGCAGCGACCTCAAGCCCGTGTACGTAGGGCTGGTGCTGGTGGAGGGAGGCACCACGAAGCGGCTGCGGCGCATGGTCGACGTGCTGGGCAGCACGTCGATGGAGCGCACGTACGAGACGTACACGCTCGATGCCGCCTGGCCGACCGCGCGGGCGGCCCGGGAGAACCGGATGATCACCGTCACGGACACGGCGCAGTTGGAGCGCGACTACGCGCCGGAGGCGGTCGCGACGTTCACGGCTCTGGGACTGCGGACAGCGGTGTGCGTTCCGCTGCCGGGTACGGTTCTCCCGCTCGGCACGCTGGTACTGGGCTGGGACCACCCGCACGAGATCGACATCGTGGAACAGGCGGTGCTCTCCTCGTTGGCCGGGTACACCGCGCGGGCCGTGGAACGGGCGCTGTTCGTGGACAGCCGCGTCGACGTGGCCCGGGAGATGCAGAAGGCCCTGCTCACCGATGTGCCCTCGGTGCCGCGTCTGGACCTGGCCGCGCTCTACCGGGCGGCCGCGCGCACGGATCTGGTCGGGGGCGACTGGTACGACGCCTTCCTGCTGCCCGACGCGGCCCGGGACGGGGAGGACTCCGCCGACCCGGCCGTGCTGGTCCTGTCCATCGGTGACATCACCGGCCACGACATGCGGGCGGCCGCCCAGATGGGCCAGGTACGCAGCATGCTCCGCCAGGCCGACCTCGACCACGCGGGCGGCGGGCCCGCACAGGCGGTCAGCGCGCTGGAACACGCCAACGCCGCCCTGGGTCTCGACGCGAGCGGCACCCTCGTCCACGCCCACCTCCGCCCCTGCCGGTCGGCCGAGGCGGGCAGCTGGGAGCTGACCTGGACCAACGCCGGACACCCGCCCCCGCTCGCCGTCCGGCCCGATGGTTCGGTCCACCGGCTGACCCGGCACGACATCATGCTCTTCACCGGCCTGGACGCGCCGCCCCGCAGCGAGCACCGGCTGCTCCTGCCACCCGGCAGCCTGCTCATGTTCTACACCGACGGCCTGGTCGAACGCCCCGACGAGGACATGGACCTGGCCATCGACGCGGCCGGCCGCATGCTGGCCGCCCACGCCGACCGTCCCCTGGACACGCTGCTGAACGAGATCACGGACGAGATCGCCGGTCCCGATGCCGTCGACGACATCGCCCTGCTCGCGTTGCGCGTCCCCGCCGTCCGAGCGGCGCGGGCGTAA
- a CDS encoding aldo/keto reductase: MQKRSLRDLQVSSIGLGCMGMSAFYGSTDQQEGIATIRRALDLGVNFLDTAQMYGPLTNETLVGEAIRGHREEYVIATKFNYRMDTAVPGDISTVGPQDGSAEHVRSSVHGSLERLGTDHIDLYYQHRVDPNVPIEETVGALGELVAEGTVRYIGLSEASAETIRRAHAVHPITAVQSEYSLWSRDVEAEVLPACRELGIGFVPYSPLGRGFLAGRFTSPDELETNDWRRENPRFQDGNLEANLRLAAKVKEIAAEKGVTPAQLAIAWVLAQGEDLVPIPGTKRRTYLEQNAGAVAIELTKEDLARIDAELPEAAGERYDEAGMRSVNR, translated from the coding sequence ATGCAGAAGCGCAGTCTGCGAGACCTTCAGGTATCGTCCATCGGTCTCGGATGTATGGGTATGTCCGCCTTCTATGGATCCACTGATCAGCAGGAGGGCATCGCGACCATCCGGCGCGCCCTCGACCTCGGGGTGAACTTTCTCGACACCGCGCAGATGTACGGGCCGCTCACCAACGAGACGCTCGTCGGCGAGGCGATCCGGGGGCATCGCGAGGAGTACGTGATCGCGACGAAGTTCAACTACCGGATGGACACCGCCGTACCGGGCGACATCAGCACGGTCGGCCCGCAGGACGGCTCGGCCGAGCACGTCCGGAGTTCCGTCCACGGCTCCCTGGAACGCCTGGGGACCGACCACATCGACCTGTACTACCAGCACCGGGTCGACCCGAACGTACCCATCGAGGAGACGGTCGGCGCGCTGGGCGAACTGGTGGCCGAGGGCACGGTGCGGTACATCGGCCTGAGCGAGGCGAGCGCGGAGACCATCCGGCGCGCCCACGCGGTGCACCCGATCACCGCGGTGCAGAGCGAGTACTCGCTGTGGTCACGGGACGTGGAGGCCGAGGTGCTGCCCGCCTGCCGTGAGCTGGGCATCGGCTTCGTGCCGTACTCGCCGCTCGGCCGCGGCTTCCTCGCCGGGCGGTTCACCTCGCCGGACGAGCTGGAGACGAACGACTGGCGCCGCGAGAACCCGCGTTTCCAGGACGGCAACCTGGAGGCGAACCTGCGGCTGGCGGCAAAGGTGAAGGAGATCGCCGCCGAGAAGGGCGTGACCCCGGCCCAGCTGGCGATCGCCTGGGTGCTGGCCCAGGGCGAGGACCTGGTACCGATCCCGGGCACCAAGCGCCGCACCTACTTGGAACAGAACGCCGGCGCGGTCGCCATCGAACTGACCAAGGAGGATCTGGCCCGCATCGACGCGGAACTGCCCGAGGCGGCGGGCGAGCGCTACGACGAGGCAGGGATGCGATCCGTCAATCGCTAG
- a CDS encoding MFS transporter: MPLALLALAVVAFGIGTTEFATMGLLPQIADGIGVSVPHAGNVVSAYALGVVVGAPLLTGICARVPHKRLLLLLTGLFVIGNVASAVAPDFGTLFAARFLAGLPHGALFGVGAVVASRLVAPDRAARAVSKMFLGLTIANIVGVPAATALGQHLGWRSAYGAVAVIGLVALAALAAFVPHQPRGEQSGIRHELRAMGNKQVAIGLATAVVGFGGFFAVYSYLVPMLTHVTGLSGSSTTWVLALYGVGMTLGTLIAGPLTDRALRPTMYWGLILLAAALVAFYFAVHSTVPALVTITFIGAMGSLITTPVQMLLMAKAKNAPTMAAASNHSAFNLANAGGAWLGGLVISAGWGWAAPNLVGAALAVAGLGLAFTGGVMERGHKRSEVITQASPVAGQETPVPAVD; this comes from the coding sequence ATGCCCTTGGCTCTGCTGGCCCTGGCTGTCGTCGCGTTCGGCATCGGCACGACCGAGTTCGCCACGATGGGGCTGCTGCCCCAGATCGCCGACGGGATCGGTGTGTCCGTACCGCACGCCGGCAACGTCGTGTCGGCCTACGCGCTCGGTGTCGTCGTCGGCGCGCCACTGCTGACGGGTATATGCGCGCGTGTCCCGCACAAGCGGCTGCTGCTGCTCCTGACCGGGCTGTTCGTGATCGGCAACGTGGCGTCCGCCGTCGCCCCCGACTTCGGCACCCTCTTCGCCGCCCGTTTCCTGGCCGGCCTGCCGCACGGCGCGCTGTTCGGCGTCGGCGCCGTCGTCGCCTCGCGCCTGGTCGCACCGGACAGGGCGGCACGCGCCGTCTCGAAGATGTTCCTCGGCCTCACCATCGCCAACATCGTCGGCGTTCCGGCCGCCACCGCCCTCGGCCAGCACCTGGGCTGGCGCTCCGCCTACGGCGCGGTCGCCGTCATCGGACTCGTCGCCCTGGCCGCACTGGCCGCCTTCGTCCCGCACCAGCCGCGCGGGGAACAGTCCGGCATCCGGCACGAGCTGCGGGCCATGGGCAACAAGCAGGTCGCCATCGGTCTGGCCACGGCCGTCGTGGGCTTCGGCGGATTCTTCGCCGTCTACAGCTACCTCGTACCGATGCTCACGCACGTGACCGGCCTCTCCGGTTCCTCGACCACCTGGGTCCTCGCGCTCTACGGCGTCGGCATGACGCTCGGCACCCTGATCGCCGGACCGCTCACCGACCGAGCGCTGCGCCCGACGATGTACTGGGGGCTCATCCTGCTCGCCGCGGCGCTGGTGGCGTTCTACTTCGCGGTCCACAGCACCGTGCCCGCACTGGTGACGATCACGTTCATCGGCGCGATGGGCTCGCTCATCACCACGCCGGTCCAGATGCTGCTCATGGCCAAGGCGAAGAACGCCCCGACGATGGCGGCGGCCTCCAACCACTCGGCCTTCAACCTGGCCAACGCGGGTGGCGCCTGGCTCGGCGGCCTGGTCATCTCGGCCGGCTGGGGCTGGGCCGCACCCAACCTGGTCGGCGCGGCCCTCGCCGTGGCCGGTCTGGGCCTCGCCTTCACGGGCGGAGTCATGGAGAGGGGCCACAAGCGATCCGAAGTGATCACGCAGGCGTCGCCCGTGGCCGGACAGGAGACGCCGGTCCCCGCCGTGGACTGA